From the Streptomyces pluripotens genome, one window contains:
- a CDS encoding ectoine synthase, protein MIVRSFKDIEGTDRHVKAKSGTWESKRIVLAKERVGFSLHETILYAGTETSMWYANHIEAVVCTKGEAELTDHETGKTYTVTPGTMYLLDGHERHTLRVKEDFHCICVFNPPVTGREDHDENGVYPLLTEPEEV, encoded by the coding sequence GTGATCGTCCGATCGTTCAAGGACATCGAAGGTACCGACCGGCACGTCAAGGCCAAGTCCGGGACCTGGGAGAGCAAGCGGATCGTCCTCGCCAAGGAGCGGGTCGGCTTCTCCCTGCACGAGACCATCCTGTACGCCGGGACCGAGACGTCGATGTGGTACGCCAACCACATCGAGGCCGTCGTCTGCACCAAGGGCGAGGCCGAACTCACCGACCATGAGACCGGGAAGACCTACACGGTCACCCCTGGCACCATGTACCTCCTCGACGGGCACGAGCGGCACACGCTGCGCGTCAAGGAGGACTTCCACTGCATCTGCGTGTTCAACCCGCCGGTGACCGGCCGGGAAGACCACGACGAGAACGGCGTCTACCCGCTGCTCACCGAGCCCGAGGAGGTGTGA
- the thpD gene encoding ectoine hydroxylase gives MTAVTDLYPSRGSSEVTVPRQDPVVWGSPDTPGPIPAADLQGFERDGFLSVDQLIAPDEVEVYRRELDRLVDDPTIRADERSIVEPKSKEIRSVFEVHKISEVFANLVRDERVVGRARQILGSDVYVHQSRINVKPGFGASGFYWHSDFETWHAEDGLPNMRTVSVSIALTENYDTNGGLMIMPGSHKTFLGCAGATPKDNYKKSLQMQDAGTPSDEALTELAGQHGIRLFTGKAGSATWFDCNCMHGSGDNITPFPRSNVFFVFNSVENAAVEPFAAPIRRPDFIGARDFTPIR, from the coding sequence ATGACCGCTGTCACCGATCTGTACCCCAGCCGCGGCAGCAGCGAGGTGACCGTACCGCGCCAGGACCCGGTCGTCTGGGGTTCTCCCGACACTCCGGGCCCGATCCCGGCCGCCGACCTGCAGGGGTTCGAGCGCGATGGTTTCCTCTCCGTCGACCAACTGATCGCCCCGGACGAGGTCGAGGTCTACCGGCGTGAACTGGACCGTCTGGTCGACGACCCGACGATCCGCGCGGACGAGCGCTCCATCGTGGAACCGAAGTCGAAGGAGATCCGCTCGGTCTTCGAAGTGCACAAGATCAGCGAAGTGTTCGCGAATCTGGTGCGTGATGAGCGGGTGGTCGGCCGGGCCCGACAGATCCTCGGCTCGGACGTGTACGTCCACCAGTCCCGGATCAACGTCAAGCCGGGCTTCGGCGCGAGCGGCTTCTACTGGCACTCGGACTTCGAGACCTGGCACGCCGAGGACGGCCTGCCCAACATGCGCACGGTGTCCGTCTCGATCGCGCTGACCGAGAACTACGACACCAATGGCGGCCTGATGATCATGCCGGGGTCGCACAAGACGTTCCTGGGCTGCGCCGGGGCCACGCCCAAGGACAACTACAAGAAGTCCCTGCAGATGCAGGACGCGGGCACGCCGTCGGACGAAGCACTGACCGAGCTGGCGGGCCAGCACGGCATCCGCCTGTTCACTGGCAAGGCCGGTTCGGCGACCTGGTTCGACTGCAACTGCATGCACGGTTCCGGCGACAACATTACGCCGTTCCCGCGCAGCAACGTGTTCTTCGTGTTCAACAGCGTGGAGAACGCGGCGGTCGAGCCGTTCGCCGCGCCGATCCGCCGGCCGGACTTCATCGGCGCACGGGACTTCACCCCGATCCGGTGA
- a CDS encoding aminotransferase class V-fold PLP-dependent enzyme, which yields METTESFESLIRTEFTARNTYLNTASNGLLPVRTVAALQEAALLRAEGRPLLPLHEDVEGCRAAYARLVGVPATRVAAGASVAAHTGVIAASLPTGAEVLTVEGDFTSVLNPFHVRGDLKVRSVPLERVAESVRPGTALVAVSAVQSADGRIADLGDLREAARDHGARTYVDFSQSAGWLPMDADLHDFTASVAYKWLLGPHGAAFLTVPEDFGGLTPVLAGWVAGEVPWESCYGPVAELARSARRFDLTHALFSYTGLRRSLELIEELGVSALHAHATGLADRFRAGLESLGREPLPAPGSAIVSVPGLGSRQAGLSEAGIEVSNREGNLRAAFHLYNTTADVDRLVDALAD from the coding sequence ATGGAGACCACGGAGTCGTTCGAGAGCCTCATCCGCACCGAGTTCACCGCCCGGAACACCTACCTCAACACTGCGAGCAACGGCCTGCTGCCCGTTCGTACCGTCGCCGCGCTACAGGAAGCGGCGTTGCTGCGGGCCGAGGGCCGACCGCTGCTCCCCTTGCACGAGGACGTGGAGGGCTGCCGGGCGGCGTACGCCCGGCTTGTGGGCGTGCCGGCCACTCGGGTCGCAGCGGGTGCCTCGGTCGCCGCGCACACCGGTGTGATCGCCGCCTCACTGCCCACGGGTGCCGAAGTGCTCACCGTCGAAGGCGACTTCACCTCCGTGTTGAATCCCTTCCATGTCCGTGGTGACCTCAAGGTCCGCTCGGTCCCGCTGGAGCGGGTCGCCGAGTCCGTCCGCCCGGGCACCGCACTGGTCGCAGTCAGCGCCGTCCAGTCCGCCGACGGCCGGATCGCCGACCTTGGCGACCTGCGCGAGGCCGCCCGCGACCACGGCGCGCGCACCTACGTCGACTTCTCCCAGTCGGCCGGCTGGCTCCCCATGGACGCGGACCTCCATGACTTCACCGCCTCGGTCGCCTACAAGTGGCTGCTCGGCCCGCACGGTGCGGCGTTCCTCACCGTCCCGGAGGATTTCGGCGGACTGACTCCGGTGCTCGCGGGGTGGGTCGCGGGTGAGGTGCCGTGGGAGAGCTGCTACGGCCCGGTGGCCGAACTCGCCCGCTCCGCACGGCGGTTCGACCTCACTCATGCCCTGTTCAGCTATACCGGGCTGCGCCGCTCCCTCGAATTGATCGAGGAACTGGGGGTGTCTGCCCTGCATGCGCACGCCACGGGACTCGCCGACCGCTTCCGGGCGGGGCTGGAGTCCCTCGGCCGCGAGCCGTTGCCAGCCCCCGGCTCGGCGATCGTGTCGGTGCCCGGACTGGGCTCACGGCAGGCCGGGTTGAGCGAGGCCGGTATCGAGGTCTCCAACCGGGAGGGCAACCTCCGCGCCGCCTTCCACCTCTACAACACGACCGCGGACGTCGACCGGCTGGTGGACGCGCTCGCCGACTGA
- a CDS encoding DsbA family oxidoreductase, producing MRVEIWSDIACPWCYVGKARFEKALAAFPHRDEVEVEHRSFELDPGRAKGDVQPVITMLTRKYGMSPQQAQAGEDSLGAQAAAEGLDYRTRDRDHGNTFDMHRLLHLAKEQGRQDELIQIFYRANFAEERSVFAEAEERLVELAVEAGLEAGRVRAVLADPDLYAAEVRADEREAAQLGATGVPFFVLDRTYGISGAQPAEVFAQALTQAWGRRSPLAPVGQETADACGPDGCAVPQQG from the coding sequence ATGCGCGTCGAGATCTGGAGCGACATCGCCTGCCCCTGGTGCTATGTGGGCAAGGCCCGCTTCGAGAAGGCGCTGGCTGCATTCCCGCACCGCGATGAGGTCGAGGTGGAGCACCGCTCCTTCGAACTGGACCCGGGGCGGGCCAAGGGCGACGTACAGCCGGTGATCACCATGCTGACCAGGAAGTACGGCATGAGTCCGCAACAGGCCCAGGCCGGTGAGGACAGCCTGGGCGCCCAGGCCGCCGCCGAAGGCCTGGACTACCGCACCCGGGACCGCGACCACGGCAACACCTTCGACATGCACCGCCTGTTGCACCTCGCCAAGGAGCAGGGCAGGCAGGACGAGCTGATCCAGATCTTCTACCGGGCCAACTTCGCCGAAGAGCGGTCCGTCTTCGCCGAGGCCGAAGAACGCCTCGTGGAACTGGCGGTCGAGGCCGGACTGGAGGCAGGCCGGGTCCGCGCGGTGCTGGCCGATCCGGACCTGTACGCCGCCGAGGTCCGCGCCGACGAGCGCGAAGCCGCCCAGCTCGGTGCCACCGGCGTGCCATTCTTCGTCCTCGACCGCACGTACGGCATCTCCGGCGCCCAGCCCGCCGAGGTCTTCGCCCAGGCGCTGACCCAGGCCTGGGGCAGGCGCTCCCCGCTGGCACCAGTGGGTCAGGAGACCGCCGATGCCTGCGGGCCGGACGGGTGCGCGGTCCCGCAGCAGGGCTGA
- a CDS encoding GNAT family N-acetyltransferase, translated as MVRTALPIEAEVIADLHVRARSTYYPDGVPQSGVDSVEAWRGSIERPDGHVLCAVEQGRIVGIASFRTPDGASAETVKLFQFHVDPDRWRSGIGTVLHAACVEEWQADGALAAVLDVHVNNRRAQAFYARQGWIPDPGTPPTEGDHHLFLRFSVPGE; from the coding sequence ATGGTCCGCACCGCCCTGCCCATCGAGGCCGAGGTCATCGCAGATCTGCACGTCCGGGCCCGTTCGACGTACTACCCGGACGGTGTCCCGCAGTCCGGCGTCGACTCGGTCGAGGCCTGGCGCGGCTCCATCGAGCGCCCCGACGGACATGTGCTGTGCGCGGTCGAGCAGGGCCGGATCGTCGGCATCGCTTCCTTCCGCACCCCGGACGGAGCCTCTGCAGAAACGGTCAAGCTGTTCCAGTTCCACGTCGACCCCGACCGCTGGCGTTCCGGTATCGGTACGGTCCTGCACGCGGCCTGCGTGGAGGAATGGCAGGCCGACGGCGCGCTCGCGGCCGTGCTCGACGTGCATGTCAACAACAGGCGAGCCCAGGCCTTCTACGCCCGCCAGGGCTGGATCCCCGACCCCGGGACCCCACCCACGGAGGGTGACCACCACCTGTTTCTACGCTTCTCCGTGCCCGGGGAATGA
- a CDS encoding aldehyde dehydrogenase (NADP(+)): MAAAPVWSVDPRTGKQREQVAVEATVHEVDAAVRAALAARGALADRVVRSAFLRSAATGLEAASNGLVETADAETALGPVRLNGELARTTYQLRAFADIVDEGAFLDVIIDHPDDTATPPIPDLRRCKVPLGVVAVYSASNFPFAFSVAGGDTASALAAGCPVVVKAHPDHPALSELVAKVLRRAAAGHGIPEGVVGLVHGFEAGVELIGHPLVSAAGFTGSVRGGRALFDAAAARRAPIPFHGELGSLNPVVVTEAAAAERAEEIGTGLAGSMTLGVGQFCVKPGLVLVPSGGSGDRLVKSLTDAVSDTEAGVLLDHRMRDHFVEGVRERARLEGVESPVTPGAGGEHTVSAGFLTVPARRLAVGGAHDLLLEECFGPVTVVVRYEDEGEMTAVLSRMPGNLTATVQLSSQEAAGGGRGAEILAGLTSLAGRVLVNGWPTGVAVAPAQHHGGPYPATTSTSTSVGGTAIERWLRPVVYQNAPEALLPQELRDGNPLGLPRRLNGVLER; encoded by the coding sequence GTGGCAGCAGCACCAGTCTGGAGTGTCGACCCGCGCACCGGGAAACAGCGCGAGCAGGTTGCGGTAGAGGCCACGGTCCACGAGGTGGACGCGGCGGTCCGGGCGGCCCTCGCCGCGCGCGGCGCCCTCGCCGACCGCGTGGTCCGCTCCGCCTTCCTGCGCTCTGCCGCGACGGGCCTGGAGGCAGCCAGCAACGGTCTGGTCGAGACGGCCGATGCCGAGACGGCGCTCGGCCCGGTGCGGCTGAACGGTGAACTGGCGCGCACCACGTACCAGTTGCGGGCCTTCGCGGACATCGTTGATGAGGGTGCCTTTCTCGACGTCATCATCGACCACCCCGACGACACCGCGACACCGCCCATCCCGGACCTGCGTCGCTGCAAGGTCCCCCTCGGTGTCGTCGCCGTCTACTCCGCCTCCAATTTCCCCTTCGCCTTCTCCGTCGCCGGTGGCGACACCGCGAGCGCCTTGGCCGCCGGCTGCCCGGTCGTGGTCAAGGCCCACCCCGATCACCCGGCCCTGTCCGAGTTGGTCGCCAAGGTGCTGCGTCGGGCCGCCGCCGGGCACGGGATCCCCGAGGGGGTGGTCGGACTTGTGCACGGTTTCGAGGCGGGCGTGGAACTGATCGGGCACCCGCTGGTCTCCGCCGCGGGCTTCACCGGTTCGGTGCGGGGTGGCCGTGCCCTGTTCGATGCGGCCGCCGCGCGTCGGGCGCCGATTCCGTTCCACGGGGAGCTGGGTTCGCTGAACCCCGTCGTCGTCACGGAGGCCGCGGCGGCCGAGCGGGCCGAGGAGATCGGCACCGGGCTCGCCGGGTCCATGACTCTGGGGGTCGGACAGTTCTGCGTCAAACCGGGCCTGGTGCTGGTGCCGTCCGGCGGGAGTGGTGACCGGCTGGTGAAGTCCCTGACCGATGCGGTCAGCGACACTGAGGCCGGAGTACTGCTGGACCACCGCATGCGGGACCACTTCGTCGAGGGGGTGCGGGAGCGCGCCCGCCTGGAAGGCGTCGAGTCACCGGTCACGCCGGGTGCTGGTGGCGAGCACACGGTCAGCGCGGGCTTCCTGACCGTGCCGGCGCGCAGACTGGCGGTCGGGGGAGCCCACGACCTGCTCCTGGAGGAGTGCTTCGGGCCCGTCACCGTGGTGGTGCGGTACGAGGACGAGGGCGAGATGACGGCGGTGCTGTCACGGATGCCGGGCAACCTCACCGCCACGGTTCAGCTGTCCTCGCAGGAGGCCGCGGGAGGAGGCCGGGGTGCGGAGATCCTGGCCGGGCTCACCTCGCTGGCTGGGCGTGTGCTGGTGAACGGCTGGCCGACGGGGGTGGCCGTGGCGCCGGCCCAGCACCACGGTGGGCCGTACCCGGCGACGACCTCCACGTCGACCTCCGTGGGCGGCACGGCCATCGAGCGGTGGCTCAGGCCGGTCGTCTACCAGAACGCTCCCGAGGCGTTGCTGCCGCAGGAACTCCGCGACGGCAATCCGCTCGGGCTTCCCCGCAGGCTGAACGGAGTTCTGGAGCGGTAG
- a CDS encoding IclR family transcriptional regulator, which produces MTAGDSGGGARVKSAVRTVELLEYFAGRPGMHSLAAVQEAVGYPKSSLYMLLRTLVELGWVETDTPGTRYGIGVRALLVGTSYVDGDEVVAAARPTLDRLSDDTTETIHLARIDGTNVVYLATRQSQHHLRPFTRVGRRLPVHSTALGKAILATYSDEQVRTLLPETLPSLTGNTATDREKLIAELHRVREQGLAVDHEENTLGLRCFGVAIPYRTPARDAVSCSVPVARLTPAHEQMIKGALFDARDRLTMATRRL; this is translated from the coding sequence ATGACGGCAGGCGATTCGGGCGGCGGGGCTCGGGTCAAGTCCGCGGTACGGACCGTTGAACTGCTGGAATACTTTGCCGGCCGGCCCGGCATGCATTCCCTGGCAGCCGTCCAGGAGGCCGTGGGATACCCCAAGTCCAGCCTGTACATGCTCCTGCGCACACTCGTGGAACTGGGCTGGGTGGAAACGGACACCCCCGGCACGCGGTACGGCATCGGGGTACGGGCGTTGCTCGTGGGCACGTCGTACGTCGACGGCGACGAAGTGGTAGCCGCCGCACGCCCGACCCTGGACCGGCTCTCCGACGACACCACGGAGACCATCCATCTGGCCCGCATCGACGGCACCAACGTCGTCTACCTGGCCACCCGCCAGTCCCAGCACCACCTGCGTCCCTTCACCCGTGTCGGGCGCCGGCTCCCCGTCCACTCCACCGCCCTCGGCAAAGCGATCCTGGCCACGTACAGCGATGAGCAGGTGCGCACGCTCCTTCCGGAAACCCTGCCGTCGCTCACCGGGAACACCGCCACCGACCGCGAGAAGCTCATCGCAGAACTGCACCGGGTACGGGAACAGGGCCTCGCGGTCGACCACGAGGAGAACACGCTGGGGCTGCGCTGTTTCGGCGTGGCGATCCCGTACCGCACGCCCGCCCGCGACGCCGTCAGCTGCTCGGTCCCGGTGGCCCGGCTGACCCCCGCCCACGAGCAGATGATCAAGGGGGCGCTGTTCGACGCGCGGGACCGACTGACGATGGCGACTCGCAGGCTCTGA
- a CDS encoding GNAT family N-acetyltransferase: protein MEIALRAVQDDDLPLFFRQMSDPVAVRMAAFGTPDPGDREAFNARWKRLRSSSEVLRTVLVDGRVAGSAAVYGEPGEREVTYWIDRGYWGQGVATAALRALLAETPERPLYARAAADNAASLRVLATCGFRETARAHGYAHGRGQEIEEVVLVLED, encoded by the coding sequence ATGGAAATCGCGCTGCGAGCCGTACAGGATGACGATCTACCGCTGTTCTTCCGGCAGATGAGCGACCCGGTGGCGGTCCGGATGGCCGCCTTCGGCACCCCGGACCCGGGCGACCGGGAGGCCTTCAACGCCCGGTGGAAACGTCTGCGGTCCTCCTCGGAGGTACTGCGCACCGTCCTGGTCGACGGGCGGGTGGCGGGCAGCGCGGCCGTCTACGGGGAGCCCGGCGAGCGCGAGGTGACGTACTGGATCGACCGCGGGTACTGGGGCCAGGGCGTGGCGACCGCAGCCCTGCGGGCCCTGCTCGCCGAGACACCCGAACGGCCGCTGTACGCGCGGGCGGCGGCCGACAACGCCGCCTCACTGCGGGTGCTGGCCACGTGCGGGTTCCGTGAGACGGCCCGGGCGCACGGATACGCGCACGGTCGTGGCCAGGAGATCGAGGAGGTCGTCCTGGTCCTGGAGGACTGA
- a CDS encoding peptidoglycan D,D-transpeptidase FtsI family protein translates to MNKTIRQASVFALLLVLALLVRATWVQFYDGKALADDNQNRRNAIETYSRPLGNIIVAGNAITGSARTKGSDLAYKRTYRDGELYAAVTGYASQSYAPTQLEGIYQDVLNGTDSRLKTVMDTITGERADPGNVLTTIDPAVQKAAYRALGGKKGGAVAIDPKTGKILAMVSTPSYDPSALTDANTAGAAWKQFNADKDKPLTNRALRQPLPPGSTFKLVVAAAALEDGLYKNVDEPTDSPDPYTLPGTVHELPNENKAAPCKNASIRVALRYSCNNVFGHMAVQLGQDKVKAMAEKFGFNDSRQDVPVRAYASVYPSGMDNAQTALSGIGQFDVTATPLQMAMVSAAIANGGTLVSPHMVSQITDSGGDVLQDYDHNASSKEIISSSTAEQLQSAMETVVEDGTGTNALINGVTVGGKTGTAQHGENNSKTPYAWFTSYGKSGSSGKEVAVAVMVEQSDAARSEVSGNGLAAPVARAMMEAALR, encoded by the coding sequence ATGAACAAGACGATCAGGCAGGCATCCGTCTTCGCACTGCTGCTCGTGCTCGCCCTGCTGGTCAGGGCGACCTGGGTGCAGTTCTACGACGGCAAGGCCCTCGCGGACGACAACCAAAACCGGCGGAACGCGATCGAGACGTACTCACGGCCGCTCGGAAACATCATCGTGGCCGGGAACGCGATCACCGGTTCGGCCCGGACGAAGGGAAGCGACCTCGCGTACAAGCGCACGTACCGGGACGGCGAGCTCTACGCGGCGGTGACGGGCTACGCCTCGCAGTCCTACGCACCCACCCAGCTGGAGGGCATCTACCAGGACGTGCTCAACGGCACGGACTCCCGGCTGAAGACCGTGATGGACACCATCACGGGGGAGCGCGCCGACCCGGGCAACGTGCTCACCACGATCGACCCGGCGGTGCAGAAGGCGGCGTACCGCGCGCTCGGCGGCAAGAAGGGCGGGGCCGTCGCGATCGACCCAAAGACCGGCAAGATCCTCGCGATGGTCTCGACGCCGTCGTACGACCCCTCCGCGCTCACCGACGCGAACACGGCCGGTGCGGCCTGGAAGCAGTTCAACGCGGACAAGGACAAGCCGCTCACCAACCGTGCGCTGCGCCAGCCGCTGCCGCCGGGTTCAACGTTCAAGCTGGTCGTGGCGGCGGCCGCACTGGAGGACGGGTTGTACAAGAACGTGGACGAACCCACCGACAGCCCCGACCCCTACACCCTGCCGGGTACGGTGCACGAACTGCCGAACGAGAACAAGGCGGCTCCGTGCAAGAACGCCTCGATCCGGGTCGCCCTGCGCTATTCCTGCAACAACGTCTTCGGTCACATGGCCGTGCAACTCGGGCAGGACAAGGTGAAGGCCATGGCCGAGAAGTTCGGATTCAACGACTCCCGGCAGGACGTGCCGGTACGGGCCTACGCCAGCGTGTACCCCTCCGGCATGGACAACGCCCAGACCGCGCTCTCCGGCATCGGCCAGTTCGACGTCACCGCCACCCCGCTGCAGATGGCCATGGTTTCCGCCGCGATAGCCAACGGTGGCACGTTGGTCTCGCCGCACATGGTGTCGCAGATCACCGACAGCGGTGGTGATGTGTTGCAGGACTACGACCACAACGCGAGCAGCAAGGAGATCATCAGTTCCTCGACCGCCGAGCAGCTCCAGTCGGCCATGGAGACGGTGGTCGAGGATGGTACGGGCACGAACGCGCTGATCAACGGAGTGACGGTCGGTGGAAAGACCGGTACAGCCCAGCACGGCGAGAACAACAGCAAGACCCCGTACGCCTGGTTCACCTCCTACGGCAAGTCCGGCAGCAGTGGCAAGGAGGTCGCCGTGGCGGTGATGGTGGAGCAGTCGGACGCGGCCCGGTCGGAGGTCAGCGGCAACGGGCTGGCGGCTCCGGTGGCCCGGGCGATGATGGAGGCGGCGCTGAGGTGA